The proteins below come from a single uncultured Umboniibacter sp. genomic window:
- a CDS encoding DUF4040 domain-containing protein — protein MDVWIDLALLAMLALTALRIIFLKDLFAVVMLFGIYSFLSALIFVNLDAVDVAFTEASVGAGISSVLMLGTLAITGRKEKSSSRSPLLALIVVGITGAALIYGTLDMPPFGHPNNPVHEHVAPRYIEESPKEIGLPNMVTSVLASYRGFDTLGETVVVFSALIGVLSLLGIRRKEEDTLPKSGLTDHHVLQVVAKFIIPLVILFALYVQFHGDFGPGGGFQAGVIAAAAFILYALVYGLPKAFAVVGPKFLKFMASFGVLLYAGVGITSMFKGGEFLDYNKLVTDPLAGQHYGIIIIELGVGITVFAVMLSIFYAVSSQAERANIQ, from the coding sequence ATGGATGTATGGATTGATTTAGCATTGCTAGCAATGCTGGCTCTCACTGCGTTGCGAATTATTTTTCTAAAGGACCTATTTGCCGTGGTCATGCTATTCGGCATCTATAGCTTTTTGTCTGCACTGATATTCGTGAACCTTGACGCCGTAGATGTCGCCTTTACTGAGGCTTCAGTGGGTGCCGGTATTTCATCGGTCTTAATGTTGGGTACGCTGGCGATAACAGGTAGGAAGGAAAAATCTAGTTCCCGCTCCCCGTTGCTAGCGCTAATCGTCGTTGGGATTACCGGTGCAGCGCTCATCTATGGCACGCTTGACATGCCTCCTTTTGGGCATCCAAACAATCCGGTTCACGAGCACGTTGCGCCTCGCTATATTGAAGAATCCCCCAAGGAAATCGGGCTTCCTAATATGGTTACCTCGGTGCTAGCCAGTTATCGTGGCTTCGATACGCTAGGCGAGACCGTTGTGGTCTTTTCGGCGCTAATTGGCGTGCTTTCACTGTTAGGAATTCGTAGAAAGGAAGAAGATACTCTACCTAAATCCGGCTTAACGGATCATCACGTCCTTCAGGTTGTTGCCAAATTCATCATCCCGCTGGTGATTCTTTTTGCACTCTATGTGCAGTTTCATGGCGACTTTGGCCCCGGAGGAGGATTCCAAGCAGGGGTAATTGCCGCCGCCGCCTTTATTTTATACGCCCTAGTGTATGGGCTGCCCAAAGCATTCGCTGTCGTTGGCCCTAAGTTTTTAAAGTTCATGGCCTCCTTCGGCGTGCTACTTTATGCCGGTGTTGGCATAACGAGTATGTTTAAGGGCGGGGAATTTTTGGATTACAATAAGCTCGTCACAGACCCTTTAGCTGGACAACACTACGGTATTATCATCATTGAGCTCGGTGTTGGTATCACTGTGTTTGCCGTGATGCTCAGTATTTTTTATGCGGTCAGTAGTCAGGCCGAGAGGGCAAATATCCAGTGA
- a CDS encoding cation:proton antiporter subunit C, with amino-acid sequence MNFILDYYNYWVVVFLMMTGFYIVITANNLVKKVVGLNIFQTSVFMLYISMGNVAGGTAPILVEGVTQYSNPLPHVLILTAIVVGVATTSLGLSLIIRIKRAYGTVEENEFQNEDDAV; translated from the coding sequence GTGAATTTTATTCTCGATTATTACAACTACTGGGTCGTGGTGTTTTTGATGATGACCGGGTTTTACATTGTCATTACCGCTAATAATTTGGTTAAGAAAGTAGTGGGGCTAAACATCTTCCAAACCTCCGTTTTCATGCTCTATATCTCCATGGGCAATGTTGCGGGCGGAACGGCTCCGATCTTAGTAGAGGGTGTGACGCAATATTCAAACCCTTTACCGCATGTACTCATCCTTACCGCTATTGTGGTAGGTGTGGCAACAACCTCCTTGGGGTTATCACTCATTATTCGCATCAAACGCGCCTATGGAACTGTTGAAGAAAATGAATTTCAAAATGAGGATGACGCGGTCTAA
- a CDS encoding monovalent cation/H+ antiporter subunit D family protein, whose product MLDQHLALLPILLPLVAAPIAILLGRTALVWGFATFISTCAFFLSWQLFTAVLADGVLSYAVGGWAPPWGIELRVDAANAFVLLVVSALSTLVLIYSKVSVKKEVASANRGLYYTAHLLCLAGLSGILLTGDAFNLFVFLEISSLATYTLVSLAADRRCLTAAFRYLVMGTIGATLILIGVGMLYMMTGTLNMIDLAVRIDALESSRTINTGLAFIMVGVSIKLALFPLHMWLPAAYTHAPSAVTAFLASTATKVAVYVMIRFIFTVFGMNYVFDEMGMDLILMALAIVAIFKCSYTAAVQSNVKAMLAYSSVAQIGYMILGLSLVSVMGLTASLIHIFNHALMKGALFMAVGAVFYRVGSVEIKAFRGLGKHMPLTMGAFTIAGLSIIGVPLTVGFVSKWYLVSAALEQDHWVLAALVLVGSLLAVIYIGRVLEAAYFQDLPESQDATQIKEVSWLMLAPMWVLVLANIYFGVDTSLTTEAASSAAEWLFQSSDTAASVQEVSP is encoded by the coding sequence ATGCTTGATCAACACTTGGCTCTACTTCCAATTCTTTTACCATTAGTTGCCGCGCCCATCGCAATTCTTTTAGGCCGCACTGCATTGGTGTGGGGTTTCGCAACCTTTATAAGTACCTGTGCCTTCTTCCTTTCCTGGCAGCTATTCACAGCCGTACTCGCTGATGGCGTCTTGAGCTATGCCGTGGGCGGCTGGGCGCCTCCATGGGGAATCGAATTACGCGTAGATGCCGCGAACGCCTTTGTATTGTTAGTCGTGTCCGCCCTATCAACGCTGGTTTTGATCTATTCGAAGGTTAGTGTTAAGAAAGAGGTAGCGTCAGCGAACCGCGGCTTGTATTACACCGCTCACTTACTATGTCTGGCCGGACTCTCCGGCATTTTACTTACCGGCGATGCTTTTAACCTTTTCGTCTTCCTAGAAATTTCGTCGCTCGCCACCTACACCTTGGTGAGTCTGGCAGCTGACCGACGCTGTTTAACCGCGGCGTTCCGCTACCTCGTAATGGGCACCATTGGCGCAACCCTCATTTTGATTGGGGTAGGCATGCTCTATATGATGACGGGCACGCTGAATATGATAGATTTGGCCGTTAGAATAGACGCCCTCGAAAGCAGCCGTACCATCAACACCGGCTTGGCCTTTATTATGGTAGGCGTCAGCATCAAACTTGCGCTCTTCCCATTACACATGTGGCTTCCAGCCGCCTATACCCATGCACCTTCCGCCGTGACGGCATTTCTAGCCAGTACCGCCACCAAGGTAGCGGTCTACGTAATGATTCGCTTTATCTTTACCGTATTCGGCATGAACTATGTGTTCGACGAAATGGGGATGGATCTGATCCTAATGGCGTTGGCGATTGTCGCTATTTTCAAGTGCTCCTATACCGCCGCGGTGCAAAGTAACGTTAAAGCCATGCTGGCCTATAGTAGTGTTGCGCAAATTGGCTACATGATTCTTGGGCTTAGCTTAGTCAGTGTGATGGGGTTGACGGCTAGTCTCATCCATATCTTCAACCATGCGCTGATGAAAGGGGCTTTATTTATGGCCGTGGGTGCGGTGTTTTATCGTGTCGGTTCCGTTGAAATTAAAGCATTCCGAGGCCTAGGGAAGCACATGCCGCTCACAATGGGCGCCTTTACTATTGCCGGTCTCAGCATTATCGGTGTGCCACTTACCGTTGGCTTTGTAAGTAAATGGTATCTGGTTAGCGCAGCGCTTGAACAGGACCACTGGGTTTTAGCGGCATTAGTCTTGGTTGGTTCTCTCTTGGCCGTTATCTATATCGGTCGAGTTCTGGAAGCCGCCTATTTTCAAGACCTACCTGAGTCGCAGGATGCTACGCAAATCAAGGAAGTGTCGTGGCTTATGCTGGCACCGATGTGGGTTCTTGTACTCGCCAATATTTATTTCGGCGTTGATACCAGCCTTACCACCGAGGCGGCCAGCAGCGCCGCAGAGTGGCTATTCCAGAGTAGTGATACTGCGGCCAGCGTGCAGGAAGTGTCACCATGA
- a CDS encoding monovalent cation/H+ antiporter subunit D family protein produces MNLWQSIDPSQLITLSLLVPLVGALLVVATGKIPNLREAITLTTATILFSIILAITDHTFQGTDMRLDVIELFPGLGISFEVEPLGVLFALVASFLWIITSIYAIGYMRGHNEANQTRFFCCFALAISSVMAICFAGNLLTLFIFYEVLTLTTYPLVTHAGNEAAKRGGRIYLGILLGTSIAFLLFAVLGTYSLAGTLDFRAGGIFDDSHSKIALAVLLVLFCYGIGKAALMPFHRWLPAAMVAPTPVSALLHAVAVVKAGVFSILKVMIYIFGLDTLQGLATTDMMLYIGTATILLSSCIAMTKDNLKARLAYSTISQLSYIVVGALLATSIASAGAALHIATHAVGKITLFFCAGAIMVVTHKKNISEMEGLGKKMPLTFAAFTIGAISIIGLPPMAGTWSKWYLTLGALEADKLFVVAALMISSLLNIAYLLPIPIKAFFTKPEADAQPWSWSDTQEAPLPMLIAIGVTSFGCLALFFYPQPLIDLINLIPGVSTNMGGD; encoded by the coding sequence ATGAACCTCTGGCAAAGTATTGACCCATCACAACTCATCACTCTATCGCTACTAGTGCCTCTCGTGGGCGCATTACTAGTCGTCGCCACTGGGAAGATTCCCAACCTAAGAGAAGCCATAACCCTCACCACCGCGACAATCCTGTTCAGCATTATCCTCGCCATCACGGATCATACCTTCCAAGGTACCGACATGCGGCTGGATGTGATTGAGCTATTTCCGGGGCTGGGCATTAGCTTTGAGGTCGAACCGCTTGGCGTGCTGTTCGCACTAGTCGCCAGCTTCCTGTGGATTATCACTAGCATCTACGCCATTGGTTATATGCGCGGGCACAATGAGGCGAACCAAACTCGCTTCTTCTGCTGCTTTGCGCTGGCAATAAGCTCCGTGATGGCCATTTGTTTTGCAGGCAACTTGCTCACGCTATTTATCTTTTACGAAGTCCTCACCCTGACCACCTACCCGCTTGTTACCCACGCTGGGAATGAGGCGGCCAAACGCGGCGGACGGATTTATCTTGGGATTTTGTTGGGCACCTCCATCGCCTTCCTGCTCTTTGCAGTGCTTGGTACCTATAGCCTGGCGGGAACCTTAGATTTTCGTGCTGGGGGAATTTTTGATGATTCTCATAGCAAAATAGCGCTCGCGGTACTGCTTGTTCTATTCTGCTACGGCATTGGTAAAGCAGCACTCATGCCGTTTCATCGATGGTTGCCCGCCGCTATGGTTGCACCAACGCCGGTAAGCGCCTTATTACATGCTGTGGCGGTAGTGAAAGCGGGTGTGTTTAGTATCTTAAAGGTCATGATCTATATCTTTGGCTTGGATACGCTTCAAGGTTTAGCGACCACCGACATGATGCTCTATATCGGTACGGCAACCATCCTGCTTTCATCCTGTATCGCCATGACTAAAGACAACCTTAAAGCGCGCTTGGCGTATTCCACTATCAGTCAGTTAAGCTATATCGTGGTTGGTGCTCTGCTGGCAACATCTATTGCTAGTGCTGGGGCAGCGTTACACATCGCCACCCACGCTGTCGGCAAGATTACACTGTTCTTTTGTGCCGGTGCCATCATGGTGGTCACCCACAAGAAGAACATTAGCGAGATGGAAGGGTTGGGCAAAAAAATGCCACTAACCTTTGCTGCATTTACCATCGGCGCCATTAGTATTATCGGCTTACCGCCCATGGCTGGAACCTGGAGTAAATGGTATTTAACACTGGGAGCACTAGAAGCTGACAAGCTATTTGTGGTGGCAGCGTTGATGATCAGTTCACTGCTGAACATCGCCTACCTCTTACCCATTCCCATTAAAGCCTTCTTTACGAAGCCGGAAGCTGACGCTCAGCCTTGGAGCTGGTCCGACACCCAGGAGGCACCACTACCGATGTTGATTGCCATAGGTGTCACTTCGTTCGGCTGCTTGGCTTTGTTCTTCTATCCTCAACCCCTGATCGATCTAATCAATTTAATTCCGGGTGTTTCTACGAATATGGGGGGAGACTAA